Part of the Vigna unguiculata cultivar IT97K-499-35 chromosome 3, ASM411807v1, whole genome shotgun sequence genome, taaaaatatgaaaaatagaaataaaataaatttttcaaaaagataGTTATAAATAACACTTCAAGAAATTATAAAGAGAATTTTTACGAGATAagttgattttcaattttatttatttttgtattttttttcacatgtcCTTATAAAAAAGCTggttgaaagaaaaattgactATAGAACACTGAACTTGTACCCTTTGGGTCGCTATCGTTGGTTGTCAAATCAAAGACAAGGCTttcagaagaaaaagaaagtattaattattaattaattaagataaGAATAAGACAGTGGAAATAAGCACCAACAATGAGATTCTGCACGTGAATAATATGCATCAAGGTTGTATAAAACAATAACAGTGTTggattttcaattaaaaatatttcaaatgttaTGAACAAAGTTACGATGCATTATATTAGATTTTATCATTACCAAAACTTGTTCCTCAAGATCTTTAATTGTCTCGGTGATGTTTCATTGGACGTCTAGGAGTTTGGGtacattttccttttttcttggaacacaaacaattttcaagttgaaatcaTTTTAAGTTATAATTGATGTAAtagtttaactattttaactatGATAGCTTAAATTGTTGATATTGTGGTTGATGTGTTTGTATATCATTGATTGATTTTGGTACTTCGTAGTGGGTTAACAAAGTTAAAACCAggataatagttaaaaaaaaaagcaaattatatattcattagttcaaaattatattttaaattttgtttgtaattgttAAAGGATTAGAAATTgatttgaaattgattttggttttCTACAAAATTGGTATTTATGCTTGCTTCAATGGAATGAGGGTGATCAATATGGGTCTAGAACATTCTTTCTCGAGCAGTTAATACTTAAACATCAACACTTTTCACTGAAGTCTAGGgttaaatttcaagaaaaaataagttgtaaataattatttctactCTCAAATTTTCATTACTTGAGTGACAAATGATTGCTCAAATGATAAAGtattaatgaatatatattataagtattAGCATAGTGTACCACTCAGGCAATGTCCTTGTCCCTTAAATTATGTGTCGTCACTCAAATAATTTACTTGTATTTCAAGTGAGGATGATAGTTGATAAAGTATCTTTGATTACTCAAACATTGATATAATGCCTAAGTGATATAAAGCATTATTCAAGAGATCGAAATACAACTTGATCAAAGGATGTTTAGCAAAACTATCCTATTTTATACAATAAAGGTTgatcaagtatttttttttttgaccaAAAAATGGagttaatgtatatttttattcaattagccaatatattattatttttttataatttattgattaattgaTGTATGCTACATTACATTGAATTATTTGAGATCACGTATGATTTGTATTATTTAAGAACATGAATTTATTGTTAAAAGGAGATACCCTTACTTCATCTATAGTGTAAATCACGTAGATTAAAACATCATATGATAGAAGTTGACAGAGAGTTCTTGCACCACTAAGATACATTTTTGGGTATACAATTATTTGTGCAATGAATTCACAATGACTTATGGAACTAACATTCTCCTCTTGATCAAAATGGTTAAGAATGAGTCAGATGTTAGTTTCATGAAATATGTTTAATATAAATCTTTCAAAAGacatttatttgtattttatcttGTATCAATTAGAGTTTAGGTCCGCTTGTAGATCTATAGTGTTTAAAATGGATTAGATAGAGATTGTTGAACTTTGTGATATAATTGAGTTATGACTGAATTATGTATTTGTCATATTGTCAATAACTTACCCTTATAACTTTTATGTAGTTTTCTATCAATTGTATTTGGTATATAAACTTATGATGTTATAGGTCCATGAGAAAACACTAGacaaatttatcatgttttaatttCTTGTATTGACATTTATATGTGTGTATgcatatatatttcttatgaattaattttattttgtaaatccTGTATTGAATTATTTATGACCTTTGTATGTAAATGTATATGTATAGTAGAATACTAGATGTATAACTATTATTAGTTTATATGATATGTTCCAACTTCCCTTTTTTGTAAGTTCAATTTTTAcatcaaaatattttgaaaaatctcCTAACAACTCTAACCATTAAAAATCAAggcaataaatatattaataatgagaaaagatgaaactaaaatcaacaaaaatattggAAAGTACcgaaaatatcttaaattttagtGATAATTCACTATTACTAAGAAGAGAACTTTTTATGACAATTATTTTGGAATTTATGTGTTAGTTGTAGAACTAACATAGatgcaaaatatataaaaagtttatagtTTTCGTATTAGTTACATAATTgacataaaaagtttaattactaCGTCGATGATACATAGAGTTGTCTCAAAGTCCAAGCATATTAGTTACAAACTTTTAAATCATCCATGATGACAGATAGAACTAACCTAGATAGTGACATGAGCATAATATAAGAAGCATAAATTTTGAGCAGACTCTTACACATTCCATAATGAtggttctctctctctctctctctctctctctctctctatatatatatatatatatatatatatatatatatatatatatatatatatatatatcaataaaagaaggacaaaagaaagaaaagattattAGTTACCACCTCGAGTTCACATAATTCAATAAAGTATTGTCATTCTTGCCTTTGACATCAACTTGATATCCTTCCTTGTTAAAAGGTCTCATGTGTCCTTGTTAACTTCTACAATAAAAACAAGCTAGTGGAAATTTGAGGAAGTCACATTTTATGTTTGTGTCATCCTTTATGCCTTTTAATGTCATGCTCGTATACTTTCTTACCAActaattaaatgttattttgattGTTTAAATTTACAAATCATTATTACACATAAATCATATTGAGGTGACTTACCATGGAAAAGAGTAGTGTTATGatgtagaaaaaataaaaagtaaaagaacacaaaaaaaaaataaaattgtaacctaaaaagaaaatttatattaactctaatttaaattaacatgttaaaacatttatttttgatGAAAGTCCAAAATTCCTTTCCTTCCTTTTCCGgcaaaacaaatgaaaaagcAAGGAGTCCCAAATAGAATTTTGTTTATCAATTTGATTCCTTACAAATGCACAAAAAAGGAATTTTCTTTTGGATTTATATCCAACGAGATTGACGGGCTCGAACTTGCAACTTTCGCAGGACGGTGCTCTAATCAATTGAACTACAGTCCCAAGAAAATGAgtatattgtataaatatttttatggacTGTTTTTGTcaaaccttttctttttctatttcagATTTGAACCTTTATgtttaaatgaaaaaagaaccgcttttttgtatatattgatATGTAGGTGTTcctataataattaaatttttaatcgaaATAAAAACCTTCTCTTATTTACCAATCGTTTCATTTattctaatatataaaatgtaatcactataattattaaatattatttttcattactgaatttataaaaagaatgtAAAGTTacaattaatgtaatattaattgaagatttaataattttttccaatattataatatatttttttcaatttcatttcattattattattatatatttttcattttagtttaatttcaatattttttaatatttttaatttcatttaacttaaaaaaaagtcaatataATCTCTTTCTTCAAATTAGTGGTGAGAATGTTAGTGTAATAACATGTGGTACATACATTTCAATAAAGTAATGTCAAAATATATGgactatatttttaaaacacaattaaatttaaaatgtttaaaataaaagaaaaaaattggaaatactattagtaaataaaaagttaaaaagcctgaactaaatgaaataattttcgTAATTCACATAAATTAGTGAatagaaatttataaaacataaatagtaaatacatttttatttgttttactctGTTTTGTCCCAATTAGCCGAATCTCagaacaaaatcagaaaaaggGCTATTATTGTGAGAGTGAGTAAGAAGCTTTTACAAAAGCTTGATTGGATGGATGAAGTATCACTggaaaaacatacaaaaaaggAAATGATGCAAGGATGCATGgtataaaaataacttatttaaaaatagatttaaatgagaaatatgtaatttttaaagttaagttatagtataatttattgtatgaagtaattattatatatctccATGAAAGAAGTAAAGGAAGAAAATGGTAGAAAAGATAGTGTGAGTGGATGATGCAAATGCAATTGAAAGTGATTTATTGATTGATGACATGTGTAGAAGTGAGTGAGTGATAGTAAACGTGCTTTTAATGCCCTCATTATTTGAACGGTGGACCAATTAATTTGATGAATTGTGTTCCAGCAGCCATGGGGTATGTCCGGAAGCAATGTATCTAATCCAATTCATCCTTATCTCAGGGACACTGTGGGCTCCCCAAACACTGCCTTGTTTCTGCCAACAAACGTGAAATTTCTGATGTTGTACATTTCGGGTGTGTAtcacaattaaataatttttcaacgtaaaaataaaaattaattgctttttatttaacataaatcttttatattttaattaattttaaaaatcaaacgAATATCAATTTTAcgttagaaaaattaattataatcaattcTTGATATAAAACTAATCAcacaattcatgttttctacccAACTcattcaacctttttttttttatattctaacttaaaaataaataaatttaaataaaaaataaacattaaatatatcaatttcaaatttaaagcaccttgttaaatttaatatgttttttttaatataatggtttgatgtatatataataaatatacattataattcatgaatgtgttttttttaaaattatttttattattatttaataaaatggtCTCACTCATTAATTTACATCTTGATTGATCTAAACTCATTAGTCAAATTAACCTAGTCTAAAATGGGtcactttaatttaaattataagatTTTAGTTTGATGtgatttatgaaatttgtcaaaCTTTTTTGGcagataattatttatataaattttttaatttagagaaaGACTTCAAAGAAAAACTACTTAAAACAACCATATTCTAAAGGATATATTAATAGGGTAGTATTATTTTGTTACCAAACAAATTTTTACACACACTATGCATTCATCATTTTATCCTTCAatatctctttttctttacaaatataaaatttgttttttaaaaattaaaataccccTAAAAGTGAATTGTCAACAAAttgtaaaaaaacattttccataCATAGTAATAACATGCTAGAGATATAAAAAGACgattatataatgaaaataatattgattctttcTCGCACAAGTATAGCTCCccatgaattttaaataaaggtaaaaaaaaaaaaaagcttattATTTGCCATTGTTACTTTATTTTACTATCATATGGTGGTGATGGTCGAAGTTGtgtttgattaatttgtttgtgtTGTAACTTTTAGTTAATTCTTGGGcatcttgaattttttttagaaagaaatcaTGTTTTGGTTTCCTATAGCCGTTTTAGTTTATTCATTTTTGGTTTACTTAAACATATAACAATGAGATTATATATGAATTCTTGTTGTGCTTCGGTGTATTTCAACAATTATATTCCAAACTACTGTATATAGAATTATTCTCCATGGACACTCGTTAtctttattaaacaattatggaaaatgataaattttagaTTCTATTACctacttttcttctttctattttagaataatggttaattatttattcaaagTTTAATATTTCAGTCGAAAAACCATCTTATTCAAAGTTTAtacaataaattttgattaatttaatttgcctcaatttattttactttcacaTCATATAAATGTTTAATAAGAAAGCCAATTTAAACtaagtattataattatgtatgcACTTAAAAGAAATTCGAATTTAACTTCATATAGAGTATCTTTAGAACCCAGACGAATCCAAGCCCTTCAAGAGTTTCCTTTTTACTAATTccattaaaaagaaataaaaaaacataattacaaGTTAAagacttttttatatataatttaatttcgtAAAGCTAATTTTCCTTttgttctatttattttattttattttttttccttaaagaAACATGGTTGGTCTGCATGTCCACTGTTTCTGTGTCGTGTCTATCCCTTGGGCAGCAAGAAAAGACCGCACCAAGACAGGGTCAAAACGGTCAAAGTCAGTGGTACTCCTGTAAATCTTTTCCAAAACCAGGGTCATTTTCTCAACCTCAATGCTATATATTTCAAATCTCGAATACTCGCACAACATAAcacaaaccaaaccaaaccacaGTCACATTCTATCTTCGGATCTAAGAGGTTCTTCGCTCTCACTTTTCACCATTCTCTTCTTCACCAAACAGAGAAAACAGAAATGGCAGGTGCAAGAGCTGGTAGCATGATCAACGGAAGAAGCATCCCCAGAAGGTTCTCTGGGCGTCCAATTCCAAAGCGTGGACAAGTGAAGGTTGGAATTGTTCTGGGTCTCGCAAGCTCTGTTGTTTCCATCTTCTCTCGCAACAGAACCAGAGCCTCTGCTACACTTTCTCACCTCGCACACTAGGATTCAACCCTTTCACACCGAATCGATGAGCTTCCAAAATTTTGATCCTTTCTTATGTACAAATCGGGGTCTTTTTATTCCCTTCTACCATATGTTCATATGTAAATCTCTTGTTCTCTTTCATGCTAATGAAATCATCCCATCTTTTATTGCTTATATCTCTGTTCTTGGATCTGCAACAATGGATGAATCTTACTTTCTCAAGGCAagcatttaattttaaaaatacccAGTAACAGATTAATCACCATTAATAGAATACACTAACTTTAATCACCATGCTCTGGTCTCTGAGATGGGAGATTTATTTTTCTGAGAAGTAAACTTAAGAAAGAAAAGTAGAAATACAAGTACTGCATCGTACACAATCGTAtccatataaattatttaattttcttacaaaGAGTTGAGTAAATCTGAATGATCAAAGTACAACAACATGTACTGCATAGGGTTGGTTTCTGAACTGTAGGTAATTGGATTCTTAATCTTAGTTAATTACATACATGATTAGCACAAATTACAGAGTGATTTGAAAACCAGTTGAAGAAAAACAGGGTACTGTAACATTGACTCGTGTGCACGTGCcctccaatttttttgtcttcTGAACTTCAAATCTTCATCCATTAAATCAAAAGAAGCATGGCCAAGAAAATGCGAGAGAGCATTTATTTAGTAAATGTGTCCTTTTCAGATTTTGTAGAGGTAGGAGAAAGGTCATGTCAAAATGTGGTCATGTTGAAGATGAAGTGTTCTGATTTCAGTGAAGATTAAGGATATGACTAAGCTAAGCAAAGCGACAAAGCACAAGTGGAGTTAACTATGATAGTAGTGAATAattgtgattattattaattaacaaCGAGTTTAACAACTGTCACCTTATACTGTTATATCTTACTATTAATTGTGATTATTACTactcctatttttttattccaagAATCTATTGCTCCCTCAACACAATCCAACACAATCTTAAACCTacctatttaaatattaatgctTTCAGTGCATTGTATCCAGGGTTTTCACTTTGCAAGATTCAGAGCACCGCAATTAATCTTTGAATACAAATCAATAAATCCACGCATCCTTTTTAAGTCCACTTAGTACCCACCTTCTCtttcattctcatttttttatacctTTCCTTCACTAACTTTCACACACTAAAAAGTCATCGTAATAATGTCTTTTTGAGTTTAATTATGAGTAATGAGAATCGAAATTAGTGAGGTGGGTTGCATATAATGGGTAGTGGGGTATTCAGGTAACTAAGCGACAAAGTGACACCTAAAAGTGTTTCGATTCTGCAAAAATCAAAAtcgtttttcttctttttctaatcCAAACAATCGTGCACGTGATTTTAATGCGTTGCAAAAAACTTCAtgcttatcttttttttttctttttttttttaatacataggtttatttatgtttatcttATTCTTAACTTTCTCATATTAAATTGCTTTTCTAAAGCGCAGCCTGGTGTGGGCTTTTAAAATATAGCCGGCGCGTGGGACCATCATTGTCTTGTCGTTTTCCCTAAACCATATCTTCTCCGGCAAGTTTTTTCTTAATCAGATTCTTTGAACTTTGAACAATGACAacgttattttctttcaaatttcttGTCACACACGTTCATATTAAACGGTACAGAATTGTAAcctaataattaacaaaaatgttaaactCTTCCAACTATTCTTCATTTAAATCACGACAAAACTTGTGCACTTTTTTTGACGTGGGACTGAAaggtagtattttttttttctttcagtaGTTTACTAATTGAAGAAacgttttttaaaatttacatgaAGTGAAGAATTTTGACTATTTTCcactttctctttttctatGTTGGCTTTTGTTAAACATTCAAAGTCCAGAGGATTTGCTCCTGTTAGCTACTGTTGACCATTGCATACGATTCAAAAGCCTTGAGAACGATGATATTTGACTGTTGACCCTGTTATAATATGAACAAACAAcacacataatttattttattacattacatGCATCACTTACATacgtattattatttttatgtatttgtaGTATGAGAGGACAAATTAGTACTAGTGTTGTTGTacttcttgttcttcttcaaTCCTTATAAAATAGCACGTTGCAGATATTAAATACTGGTtaagaaaatatcaaatatttttgtttgattcGTTTTAGTTCTTTAATTGTTGGAGAGGAATAATGAAAAAGTTTGAAACTTGATCAGCAAGTATTAACAATTGAAATGAAAGTTAAACAAATAAGGtgaaggagatgttgaataACACAAAACGACAAGGAGTGGTTTGACTAAAACGTTCATGGGTCAAAATCAAACACTGAAAAAGAGGTGCTCCACGACCCCTCGTAGTGAAGAAAAGTATGCAGGTGGTAACAAAAGGAAGGTCAAAATTGTCAATAAATGACCAATTATTTTAAACCCACAAGAGTAGAGAGAGAGAGTATCACGAATTGAAATCAAACAATATAAGGGAAAAGAAGTGGTAGTTTAGTAGAAAAGAAGGGGCTTTTTTGTAACTAAACTTCACTTCATCTCTATATAAGTGGAAACTCTTGGAATCACTTGGTACAACCGTGATAAGCTTTGTGTTGTTTTGTGTGTGGTTGTTGAGGGCGAAGAGGTTAAAGAAGAAGGGAAAAGAAAGTGATGGGTGTTCAAGTGGTGGTGATTAAGAGAAGGGATTTGATGAACAAGAATTATTTGTCCAAGAGCAATATTTCTGGCCGTTTGATTCCGAAAAGGGGCCAAGTGAAGTTGGGAATTATGGTGGGCTTGTTTCATAGTGTCTCTTCTGTCTTCTCCGCCATTACTACACGATGTGTTCTTCATTTATCTTGAGTTTTCTCGTCACTGATTTTTTGACCATTTTGAGAAACTGTAAAAAGAGAGGATTGTGATCGAGGGTTGCTTCTATTTTGTGAACAAATCAATTGTACAAAgctcataattatttaattctataGAGATAGATTGGTGTTTGTTTTTCAATACCATCCAATCATTTCATTGTTGTAATACATAATTTTACTTTTGCGTTTTATTTAGAGATATCCTTGGTGTAGTATACAAAATTTTGCAATGagtgaaaaatgtgaaaaatgcaTTCAATGGAAGGTTGACAATACTTTAACATTCAACCATATTGAAGCGTTTATTTGAAATGTGTTTACAATTACAAATTACATTACTTgttgtagtatatatatattttttaaataatgataatttcatGAAGAAATTGTAATTTTCCCAAAAGGAATGAATGCATGGACCAAAGACTTAGCCAAAATAACAAGGAAAAACTATCAACTGGTTTTGCTTGCAATGAAATTTCAACCTATCCTACTATTGTCTCTGCCAAAGACTAATGTGGTGGCCCAGTTTACTGCCACGTAAAGCCTGTTCCTCCAGCTAAGGACACGTGTAAGATATGCGGAGCGCCATATCATCCAGCTAACAAAACCAGCAAGTGACAACCCCTTTGCATCCTACACAACATATATAAGCAGAACAATATCAGAAACTATTTCTTTGAATATATAACTACACTCTTGAAGCTGGTAAAGATTTAAGAtagaattagaaaaaaatgCTATATTATACCTTTGTCTCTCGTAGATCAACCAGTGCTTTGTAGCCACCTACAGATGCCATGCTCCCAATATGCTTATACACAAAAGGCTCTCCAAGTGGCATCCCTTTTGCAGAGAAAGCCTTTCCTCCATTCTGCTTCCCAATTTTGTTGAACAGCTCCACAAGAAACTTCCCCTCCCTTTCAGCAACCTATAATTAACCATTGCTAAGTGATGCTTGCTTTTCAAGCATAGAATGGAATATACTTTTATGGAGTGTATGACAAGAAAGCCTTGTTGATTGTAACTACTATTTTCATGTACTGATTCATGAGCCTTGTTAGCTGCAATGCAGGGAATGACTAAAGCCTAGCTTATTAAGAGCAAAACTATGTTCTATTTCAGCAATGTGAACAATGACAGTTCATATGATCTTTCACACATAGATTGTGCATATCAATAAATGTTCTTCATTGTGCCTCCTTAGAAGCTACCATAAGGGTCATCATCAGGAAGTGGCTTTGTAAAATTCCACGCtcaaacataaataaaagtCAACTTCAACTGCAAGTACGCTCTTTGAGATTTTTCTAATTGGATAGAAGGAGATCATAGATCAGCATAAGTTTAACTTCATTTGGCTATTTACTTGGTCACTTTGTCCATATCATTTGGCAAATCAAAATGGATAAATGCTAACCTGAGCTAGAGCTGGAAGCACAGGCCTTCCAGTTTGTTCAAGAAAACCAGCACAATCTCCAAGGGCAAAGACATCTTCCACAGAAGGAACACGCAACCATTCATCTACACCGATTCTGTATCAATCAAAGAGAGCAATTAAATGGAGATCACATATTGTGAAtgattaacaatatttttattttcctttctggGCTGCACATACCTTCCGCCTGGAGATTTAGGAAGATTTAAGGCTTTCACAAACTCAGAAGGACCAACTCCTGTGGACCAGACCAAGAGGCCATAAGGAACTTTTGTTCCATCACTCAGAATTATCTCTTTGCTATGCACTTCCTTCACTACACCTCGCTTAAGATGGACCCCAGACTGATAAAACATTGAATGTCTCAGGCTTAAACTTGAAGGTTGAAACCCTGAAATAGTGGGTAATCTAGATAGATTAAAGTATGTGATAAAAACTAGTAAGGTTTACCTTTGTTAAGTGCTTTGTTGCATATTGTCGTAAGCTAACATCAAAGGATGATAGTATCTCATTTGCCTGATCATAAAAAAGTCATTATGATGGTTATGTACACTAAATTTTAATCTCACTCACAAAATAGGCTGAAATGAATGGAAGTAAATACATCCAGGTACCTCAATCAGTGTAACGTGAATGTAATCTTTGACATGAGTATAACGCTCATGAACATCCCTCGTGATGAAATCACTCAATTCACCACTAAACTCCACTCCTGTAGGGCCACCTCCAATAACTACACAGTGTAGAAGgcgtttcttttcttcttccgaTATGCCTGTTACACAAAAACGTTCTTTGCTAGAAAATGACAAGTGCATAATAATTAATACGGAgtgaatgaattaaaaataaaaatgctgTATACAAATTTAACTGTCTCTTGCTAAGAACAATACTAGAAGAAAATAAAGCTCACGCTCTTTTTCAGGTGAAGTAATAAAAGTTGAAAGAAAGATAACTCAGGACAGAACATGTGACTGATACAGAATAGTGTTGCATTGGCAAGGTTTGTTTTCCGTCAAAATGACAAAACTAAAGTGGAATACTTCAAAATAAACTATGATG contains:
- the LOC114177594 gene encoding internal alternative NAD(P)H-ubiquinone oxidoreductase A2, mitochondrial-like, translating into MALARIARANFRKSRGAYGSYASEKDLFKVGGYTRIQDTTSHVNFNSDGKFSYVPTIKEHNFVNFAMRGISGTPYYQFPSANSQTVVEESELELENDQGRYAGLDATKPGEKPRVVVLGTGWAACRFLKGLDTKIYDVVCISPRNHMVFTPLLASTCVGTLEFRTVAEPVTRIQDALAKEPNSFFFLASCTGIDTGKHEVYCEAVNNGGLPREPYEFKVAYDKLVIAAGAEALTFGIKGVAENAFFLRDVNHAQEIRKRLLLNLMLSENPGISEEEKKRLLHCVVIGGGPTGVEFSGELSDFITRDVHERYTHVKDYIHVTLIEANEILSSFDVSLRQYATKHLTKSGVHLKRGVVKEVHSKEIILSDGTKVPYGLLVWSTGVGPSEFVKALNLPKSPGGRIGVDEWLRVPSVEDVFALGDCAGFLEQTGRPVLPALAQVAEREGKFLVELFNKIGKQNGGKAFSAKGMPLGEPFVYKHIGSMASVGGYKALVDLRETKDAKGLSLAGFVSWMIWRSAYLTRVLSWRNRLYVAVNWATTLVFGRDNSRIG